The following coding sequences are from one Nymphalis io chromosome 5, ilAglIoxx1.1, whole genome shotgun sequence window:
- the LOC126768627 gene encoding calcium homeostasis endoplasmic reticulum protein isoform X3: protein MAAAPALQQWLAANSAPPTTQHSVDIDNIVAQINMLKEQITQSENNLNAQHTVLIQQQQAKINELVSKAQVETIQIMAEENNISLSELDNILQPIIDTCTKDSISTGKGWILQHATTHDAGKVISQHLLRKVTQPGAAFTQKLHIIYLVNDVLHHCARKNAEDLKKNLESVVVPMFCNASIAVTEEQEGKLNKLLRLWESKSNYFDSTVIEKMKSPTSSYQEYQNNLIAQHSNAIAHLTQQTKATCENYQTQHQAFVAHTMQQIQQMEMQKHAIELQNSHDHNKETQQQNNIQNPFQTNNFGDQGYQQMGSYDQNFNSGHQQYGSESGDNYASNNSISGNENSYDSQTFEQITSQKKQDIIEEPDLSNLPNVNFSQPPPGFKPVESSPILAFQNGLPDLSKPPPGFPPFPEINNEELMPSVPYFELPAGLMVPLIMLEDDKYKPLDPAKIRLPPPAPPNERLLAAVDAFYASPNHERPRDNEGWEKLGLYEYYKAKNSARKNKEDAIAQGLRQKSKSPSPVPKDLQKQPTPPGRRYRSLSRTPERSSPKKSRSRSPSPRRKTSWRRDRDRESRRRSRSRSRSRSRSRSRERERHRESPRARRVERSRSPTPPSFLGAAFPSTSSGLDSSNKGHQLLQKMGWSQGGLGAAGQGIAEPISGGAVRDRQDQYKGVGVNLNDPYENFRKNKGAAFITRMKERALERSS from the exons ATGGCAGCGGCTCCTGCGCTGCAGCAGTGGCTGGCAGCAAACTCCGCACCACCCACTACGCAGCACTCTGTCGACATCGACAACATCGTTGCTCAGATCAACATGCTTAAGGAACAAATAACTCAGTCTGAAAACAATCTCAATGCCCAGCATACG GTGTTGATACAACAACAGCAAGCTAAAATCAATGAGCTGGTGAGCAAGGCTCAAGTGGAGACCATACAAATAATGGCAGAAGAAAATAACATTAGTCTCTCGGAGCTCGACAACATCTTGCAACCAATCATCGATACTTGTACTAAAGATAGTATTTCTACAG GAAAAGGCTGGATTTTGCAACATGCTACAACACATGATGCGGGCAAGGTGATATCGCAGCATCTTCTTAGAAAAGTCACCCAACCTGGAGCAGCATTCACTCAAAAGCTGCACATCATTTATCTCGTCAACGATGTTCTCCACCACTG TGCACGCAAAAACGCAGAAGATCTCAAGAAAAATTTGGAAAGTGTGGTGGTTCCAATGTTTTGCAATGCCAGTATag CTGTCACAGAAGAGCAGGAGGGCAAGTTGAACAAGCTGCTGCGTCTCTGGGAATCTAAGTCAAATTATTTCGACTCTACTGTTATAGAGAAAATGAAGAGTCCTACAAGCTCATACCAGGAATATCAAAACAATTTGATCGCCCAACACTCGAATGCCATTGCACACTTAACACAACAAACAAAAGCTACATGCgaaaa CTATCAAACACAGCATCAAGCATTTGTGGCTCACACAATGCAACAAATACAACAAATGGAAATGCAGAAACATGCAATTGAATTACAAAACAGTCATGATCATAACAAAGAAACCCAACAAcagaataatattcaaaatccTTTCCAAACTAATAATTTCGGTGATCAAGGATATCAACAAATGGGAAGCTATGATCAGAACTTTAACTCAGGTCATCAACAATATGGCAGTGAAAGTGGTGACAATTATGCCTCAAACAATAGTATAAGTGGTAATGAAAATAGTTATGACAGTCAGACATTTGAGCAAATAACAAGTCAAAAGAAACAAGACATTATAGAGGAGCCAGATTTATCAAATCTACCCAATGTGAATTTTTCTCAACCACCGCCAGGCTTTAAACCAGTAGAAAGTTCACCAATATTAGCATTCCAGAATGGTCTTCCGGATCTCAGCAAGCCTCCTCCTGGATTTCCACCATTCCCTGAAATTAACAATGAGGAACTAATGCCTTCAGTTCCTTATTTTGAGTTACCAGCTGGTTTAATGGTACCTCTAATTATG TTGGAGGACGACAAGTACAAACCATTAGATCCCGCAAAAATTCGCCTTCCGCCCCCAGCGCCTCCTAATGAAAGATTACTAGCTGCTGTAGACGCTTTTTATGCTTCACCAAATCATGAGAGGCCTAGAGACAA tgaagGGTGGGAGAAATTAGGACTTTATGAATATTACAAAGCGAAAAATTCAGCTCGAAAAAATAAAGAGGATGCAATCGCTCAAGGCTTAAGGCAAAAGTCGAAGTCTCCCAGCCCCGTCCCCAAAGACTTACAAAAACAACCAACTCCACCAGGAAGGAGATACAG GTCATTAAGTAGGACACCAGAGAGATCATCGCCAAAAAAGTCTCGATCGCGTTCGCCTTCACCGCGCCGAAAAACTTCATGGAGGCGAGATAGAGACAGGGAGA GTCGTCGAAGGTCACGTTCTCGGTCTCGCTCGCGGTCCCGCAGTCGCTCTCGGGAACGCGAACGTCATCGGGAATCGCCGCGCGCGCGACGTGTCGAGCGCTCCCGGTCACCCACTCCGCCTAGCTTCCT AGGAGCGGCATTTCCCAGCACGTCAAGCGGGTTGGACTCGAGCAACAAAGGGCACCAGCTGCTGCAGAAAATGGGCTGGAGCCAAGGCGGACTGGGCGCAGCCGGACAAGGCATCGCGGAGCCCATCAGTGGCGGTGCTGTGCGGGATAGACAGGACCAATACAAAG gTGTTGGCGTTAATTTAAATGACCCTTATGAAAACTTCAGAAAGAACAAAGGTGCAGCATTTATTACAAGAATGAAAGAGAGAGCGTTAGAGCGTTCATCGTGA
- the LOC126768627 gene encoding calcium homeostasis endoplasmic reticulum protein isoform X2, whose protein sequence is MELPQPPQDQDLRNIIDKLAQFVARNGPEFEKMTKTKQKNNPKFSFLYGGEYFNYYQYKVTTEQAILKQSAGGQAAPAPAGAYMAQNRQYVMPQQASATPAQLGLVASMAAAPALQQWLAANSAPPTTQHSVDIDNIVAQINMLKEQITQSENNLNAQHTVLIQQQQAKINELVSKAQVETIQIMAEENNISLSELDNILQPIIDTCTKDSISTGKGWILQHATTHDAGKVISQHLLRKVTQPGAAFTQKLHIIYLVNDVLHHCARKNAEDLKKNLESVVVPMFCNASIAVTEEQEGKLNKLLRLWESKSNYFDSTVIEKMKSPTSSYQEYQNNLIAQHSNAIAHLTQQTKATCENYQTQHQAFVAHTMQQIQQMEMQKHAIELQNSHDHNKETQQQNNIQNPFQTNNFGDQGYQQMGSYDQNFNSGHQQYGSESGDNYASNNSISGNENSYDSQTFEQITSQKKQDIIEEPDLSNLPNVNFSQPPPGFKPVESSPILAFQNGLPDLSKPPPGFPPFPEINNEELMPSVPYFELPAGLMVPLIMLEDDKYKPLDPAKIRLPPPAPPNERLLAAVDAFYASPNHERPRDNEGWEKLGLYEYYKAKNSARKNKEDAIAQGLRQKSKSPSPVPKDLQKQPTPPGRRYRSLSRTPERSSPKKSRSRSPSPRRKTSWRRDRDRESRRRSRSRSRSRSRSRSRERERHRESPRARRVERSRSPTPPSFLTSSGLDSSNKGHQLLQKMGWSQGGLGAAGQGIAEPISGGAVRDRQDQYKGVGVNLNDPYENFRKNKGAAFITRMKERALERSS, encoded by the exons atggAGCTTCCGCAACCACCGCAGG atcAAGATCTGCGCAATATAATAGACAAACTTGCGCAGTTTGTCGCAAGAAATGGCCCGGAATTCGAGAAGATGACCAAGACAAAGCAAAAAAACAACCCCAAGTTCAGTTTTCTCTACGGCGGGGAATACTTCAACTATTACCAGTATAAAGTGACGACAGAGCAAGCAA TTCTAAAGCAATCGGCCGGTGGCCAGGCGGCACCCGCTCCCGCCGGGGCTTATATGGCACAGAACAGGCAATATGTAATGCCCCAACAGGCCAGCGCGACGCCAGCGCAGTTGGGGCTGGTGGCGTCGATGGCAGCGGCTCCTGCGCTGCAGCAGTGGCTGGCAGCAAACTCCGCACCACCCACTACGCAGCACTCTGTCGACATCGACAACATCGTTGCTCAGATCAACATGCTTAAGGAACAAATAACTCAGTCTGAAAACAATCTCAATGCCCAGCATACG GTGTTGATACAACAACAGCAAGCTAAAATCAATGAGCTGGTGAGCAAGGCTCAAGTGGAGACCATACAAATAATGGCAGAAGAAAATAACATTAGTCTCTCGGAGCTCGACAACATCTTGCAACCAATCATCGATACTTGTACTAAAGATAGTATTTCTACAG GAAAAGGCTGGATTTTGCAACATGCTACAACACATGATGCGGGCAAGGTGATATCGCAGCATCTTCTTAGAAAAGTCACCCAACCTGGAGCAGCATTCACTCAAAAGCTGCACATCATTTATCTCGTCAACGATGTTCTCCACCACTG TGCACGCAAAAACGCAGAAGATCTCAAGAAAAATTTGGAAAGTGTGGTGGTTCCAATGTTTTGCAATGCCAGTATag CTGTCACAGAAGAGCAGGAGGGCAAGTTGAACAAGCTGCTGCGTCTCTGGGAATCTAAGTCAAATTATTTCGACTCTACTGTTATAGAGAAAATGAAGAGTCCTACAAGCTCATACCAGGAATATCAAAACAATTTGATCGCCCAACACTCGAATGCCATTGCACACTTAACACAACAAACAAAAGCTACATGCgaaaa CTATCAAACACAGCATCAAGCATTTGTGGCTCACACAATGCAACAAATACAACAAATGGAAATGCAGAAACATGCAATTGAATTACAAAACAGTCATGATCATAACAAAGAAACCCAACAAcagaataatattcaaaatccTTTCCAAACTAATAATTTCGGTGATCAAGGATATCAACAAATGGGAAGCTATGATCAGAACTTTAACTCAGGTCATCAACAATATGGCAGTGAAAGTGGTGACAATTATGCCTCAAACAATAGTATAAGTGGTAATGAAAATAGTTATGACAGTCAGACATTTGAGCAAATAACAAGTCAAAAGAAACAAGACATTATAGAGGAGCCAGATTTATCAAATCTACCCAATGTGAATTTTTCTCAACCACCGCCAGGCTTTAAACCAGTAGAAAGTTCACCAATATTAGCATTCCAGAATGGTCTTCCGGATCTCAGCAAGCCTCCTCCTGGATTTCCACCATTCCCTGAAATTAACAATGAGGAACTAATGCCTTCAGTTCCTTATTTTGAGTTACCAGCTGGTTTAATGGTACCTCTAATTATG TTGGAGGACGACAAGTACAAACCATTAGATCCCGCAAAAATTCGCCTTCCGCCCCCAGCGCCTCCTAATGAAAGATTACTAGCTGCTGTAGACGCTTTTTATGCTTCACCAAATCATGAGAGGCCTAGAGACAA tgaagGGTGGGAGAAATTAGGACTTTATGAATATTACAAAGCGAAAAATTCAGCTCGAAAAAATAAAGAGGATGCAATCGCTCAAGGCTTAAGGCAAAAGTCGAAGTCTCCCAGCCCCGTCCCCAAAGACTTACAAAAACAACCAACTCCACCAGGAAGGAGATACAG GTCATTAAGTAGGACACCAGAGAGATCATCGCCAAAAAAGTCTCGATCGCGTTCGCCTTCACCGCGCCGAAAAACTTCATGGAGGCGAGATAGAGACAGGGAGA GTCGTCGAAGGTCACGTTCTCGGTCTCGCTCGCGGTCCCGCAGTCGCTCTCGGGAACGCGAACGTCATCGGGAATCGCCGCGCGCGCGACGTGTCGAGCGCTCCCGGTCACCCACTCCGCCTAGCTTCCT CACGTCAAGCGGGTTGGACTCGAGCAACAAAGGGCACCAGCTGCTGCAGAAAATGGGCTGGAGCCAAGGCGGACTGGGCGCAGCCGGACAAGGCATCGCGGAGCCCATCAGTGGCGGTGCTGTGCGGGATAGACAGGACCAATACAAAG gTGTTGGCGTTAATTTAAATGACCCTTATGAAAACTTCAGAAAGAACAAAGGTGCAGCATTTATTACAAGAATGAAAGAGAGAGCGTTAGAGCGTTCATCGTGA
- the LOC126768651 gene encoding protein misato: MSTREILTLQFGQYSNYIGAHFWNIQELSFDYTGTSKTECNHDILYREGRTATGEITYTPRLLLVDLKGSLKTLPASGGLEELNLEENLPWNAVEKIEQPEHSKNEFLKDIDSGNAPKIEKKQYNLEQEIDTWTDYLYPRFHFRTVNVIKEYQSGNANESFDINCSGRLIWKSDFGESFADKIRKYVEECDSMQGFQVNFDCTDGFAGLALGCIEHLSDEYTKSILAYPIIASHFSDNNPSTEEEREKSNLKDSVRLVNIALSIEELSQHADLFVPLCTGDKGWRKPGNPRLFDYINYKPELYYHSSALLASALDTLSQKYRHKGNIHTMSDICADMTGYGRKMAAATLGIPFALNESEYLIDYLNKTTKPLYKSITPSCKIATDKLFQLITVRGIPESYLKAPMKEAKEQMNLAAYRCTNVKEMFELYFQANNFLSATNVTVCEKALELKTPYPSIFSDNLNKYGFVRDNNQVEKTDSCPVIAGYHNGNFMADMIEKLHRDVNRIKFAKLHKFQQEGLEYGDYTESLNRLAEFKDNYEDNFEL, encoded by the exons atgtcgACTCGAGAGATACTCACGTTGCAATTTGGTcagtattcaaattatattggaGCACACTTTTGGAACATACAAGAACTAAGTTTTGACTACACTGGCACCTCAAAAACCGAATGCAATCACGACATTTTATATAGAGAAGGTCGAACTGCTACAGGGGAGATTACTTATACTCCTCGTTTGCTCTTGGTTGATTTGAAAGGTTCTCTTAAGACTCTTCCAGCAAGTGGTGGTTTAgaagaattaaatttagaaGAAAACCTACCATGGAATGCTGTCGAAAAAATTGAACAACCAGAACATAGTAAGAATgagtttttaaaagatattgACTCTGGTAATGCACCTAAGATTGAAAAAAAGCAGTATAATTTAGAGCAGGAAATCGATACATGGACTGATTATCTGTATCCCAGGTTTCACTTTCGTACTGTAAATGTCATAAAGGAATATCAATCTGGAAATGctaat GAAAGTTTTGACATTAATTGCTCTGGACGGCTTATATGGAAATCAGATTTTGGAGAATCATTTGCTGATAAAATCAGAAAATATGTAGAAGAATGTGATAGCATGCAAGGTTTTCAAGTAAATTTTGATTGTACAGATGGTTTTGCAGGGCTGGCTTTGGGTTGCATTGAACATCTTTCAGATGAATACACAAAGAGTATATTAGCATATCCCATTATAGCATCACACTTCTCAGATAACAATCCATCTACAGAAGAAGAAAGAGAGAAGTCAAACCTGAAGGATTCTGTGAGATTAGTAAACATTGCACTATCAATTGAAGAATTGTCACAACATGCTGATTTATTTGTACCTTTATGTACTGGGGATAAAGGATGGAGAAAACCTGGAAATCCAAGATTATTtgactatattaattataaaccagAACTATACTACCATTCTTCAGCTTTACTAGCATCAGCTTTAGATACATTAAGTCAAAAATATAGGCATAAAGGTAATATTCATACTATGTCTGATATATGTGCCGATATGACTGGGTATGGAAGAAAAATGGCTGCTGCAACACTTGGAATACCATTTGCATTAAATGAATCTGAATACCTCattgattatttgaataaaacaactAAACCACTTTACAAATCAATAACACCTAGCTGTAAAATTGCCACAGATAAGCTTTTCCAACTTATTACTGTTAGAGGAATACCCGAGTCATATCTAAAGGCCCCAATGAAAGAAGCTAAAGAACAAATGAATCTAGCAGCATATAGATGTACCAATGTGAAAGAAATGTTTGAATTGTATTTCCAAGCTAACAATTTTCTTTCTGCAACCAATGTTACGGTATGTGAGAAAGCATTAGAGTTGAAAACTCCATACCCATCTATTTTCTCAGATAACTTAAACAAGTATGGATTTGTTAGGGATAATAATCAAGTAGAAAAAACAGATAGTTGTCCAGTAATAGCAGGATACCATAATGGAAATTTCATGGCAGACATGATAGAGAAGCTTCACAGAGATGTAAACAGAATTAAATTTGCTAAACTGCATAAATTCCAGCAAGAGGGTTTGGAATATGGTGATTACACAGAAAGTCTAAACAGATTAGCAGAGTTTAAAGATAATTATGAAGATAATTTTGAGCTTTAA
- the LOC126768756 gene encoding transcription elongation factor 1 homolog, whose translation MGRRKSKRKPPPKRKAIEPLDQQFNCPFCNHEKSCEVKMDRARNTARIQCRVCLEDFQTTTNVLSEPIDVYNDWVDACETAN comes from the exons aTGGGTCGCCGTAAATCAAAAAGAAAGCCTCCGCCAAAAAGGAAAGCTATAGAACCACTCGACCAACAGTTTAACTGTCCCTTCTGTAACCATGAAAAATCTTGCGAAGTGAAAAT GGATCGAGCGAGAAATACGGCGAGAATACAATGTCGAGTTTGCCTAGAAGATTTTCAAACCACAACCAATGTTTTATCAGAACCCATAGATGTTTATAATGACTGGGTTGATGCCTGTGAAACTGCTAATTAg
- the LOC126768627 gene encoding calcium homeostasis endoplasmic reticulum protein isoform X1: MELPQPPQDQDLRNIIDKLAQFVARNGPEFEKMTKTKQKNNPKFSFLYGGEYFNYYQYKVTTEQAILKQSAGGQAAPAPAGAYMAQNRQYVMPQQASATPAQLGLVASMAAAPALQQWLAANSAPPTTQHSVDIDNIVAQINMLKEQITQSENNLNAQHTVLIQQQQAKINELVSKAQVETIQIMAEENNISLSELDNILQPIIDTCTKDSISTGKGWILQHATTHDAGKVISQHLLRKVTQPGAAFTQKLHIIYLVNDVLHHCARKNAEDLKKNLESVVVPMFCNASIAVTEEQEGKLNKLLRLWESKSNYFDSTVIEKMKSPTSSYQEYQNNLIAQHSNAIAHLTQQTKATCENYQTQHQAFVAHTMQQIQQMEMQKHAIELQNSHDHNKETQQQNNIQNPFQTNNFGDQGYQQMGSYDQNFNSGHQQYGSESGDNYASNNSISGNENSYDSQTFEQITSQKKQDIIEEPDLSNLPNVNFSQPPPGFKPVESSPILAFQNGLPDLSKPPPGFPPFPEINNEELMPSVPYFELPAGLMVPLIMLEDDKYKPLDPAKIRLPPPAPPNERLLAAVDAFYASPNHERPRDNEGWEKLGLYEYYKAKNSARKNKEDAIAQGLRQKSKSPSPVPKDLQKQPTPPGRRYRSLSRTPERSSPKKSRSRSPSPRRKTSWRRDRDRESRRRSRSRSRSRSRSRSRERERHRESPRARRVERSRSPTPPSFLGAAFPSTSSGLDSSNKGHQLLQKMGWSQGGLGAAGQGIAEPISGGAVRDRQDQYKGVGVNLNDPYENFRKNKGAAFITRMKERALERSS; the protein is encoded by the exons atggAGCTTCCGCAACCACCGCAGG atcAAGATCTGCGCAATATAATAGACAAACTTGCGCAGTTTGTCGCAAGAAATGGCCCGGAATTCGAGAAGATGACCAAGACAAAGCAAAAAAACAACCCCAAGTTCAGTTTTCTCTACGGCGGGGAATACTTCAACTATTACCAGTATAAAGTGACGACAGAGCAAGCAA TTCTAAAGCAATCGGCCGGTGGCCAGGCGGCACCCGCTCCCGCCGGGGCTTATATGGCACAGAACAGGCAATATGTAATGCCCCAACAGGCCAGCGCGACGCCAGCGCAGTTGGGGCTGGTGGCGTCGATGGCAGCGGCTCCTGCGCTGCAGCAGTGGCTGGCAGCAAACTCCGCACCACCCACTACGCAGCACTCTGTCGACATCGACAACATCGTTGCTCAGATCAACATGCTTAAGGAACAAATAACTCAGTCTGAAAACAATCTCAATGCCCAGCATACG GTGTTGATACAACAACAGCAAGCTAAAATCAATGAGCTGGTGAGCAAGGCTCAAGTGGAGACCATACAAATAATGGCAGAAGAAAATAACATTAGTCTCTCGGAGCTCGACAACATCTTGCAACCAATCATCGATACTTGTACTAAAGATAGTATTTCTACAG GAAAAGGCTGGATTTTGCAACATGCTACAACACATGATGCGGGCAAGGTGATATCGCAGCATCTTCTTAGAAAAGTCACCCAACCTGGAGCAGCATTCACTCAAAAGCTGCACATCATTTATCTCGTCAACGATGTTCTCCACCACTG TGCACGCAAAAACGCAGAAGATCTCAAGAAAAATTTGGAAAGTGTGGTGGTTCCAATGTTTTGCAATGCCAGTATag CTGTCACAGAAGAGCAGGAGGGCAAGTTGAACAAGCTGCTGCGTCTCTGGGAATCTAAGTCAAATTATTTCGACTCTACTGTTATAGAGAAAATGAAGAGTCCTACAAGCTCATACCAGGAATATCAAAACAATTTGATCGCCCAACACTCGAATGCCATTGCACACTTAACACAACAAACAAAAGCTACATGCgaaaa CTATCAAACACAGCATCAAGCATTTGTGGCTCACACAATGCAACAAATACAACAAATGGAAATGCAGAAACATGCAATTGAATTACAAAACAGTCATGATCATAACAAAGAAACCCAACAAcagaataatattcaaaatccTTTCCAAACTAATAATTTCGGTGATCAAGGATATCAACAAATGGGAAGCTATGATCAGAACTTTAACTCAGGTCATCAACAATATGGCAGTGAAAGTGGTGACAATTATGCCTCAAACAATAGTATAAGTGGTAATGAAAATAGTTATGACAGTCAGACATTTGAGCAAATAACAAGTCAAAAGAAACAAGACATTATAGAGGAGCCAGATTTATCAAATCTACCCAATGTGAATTTTTCTCAACCACCGCCAGGCTTTAAACCAGTAGAAAGTTCACCAATATTAGCATTCCAGAATGGTCTTCCGGATCTCAGCAAGCCTCCTCCTGGATTTCCACCATTCCCTGAAATTAACAATGAGGAACTAATGCCTTCAGTTCCTTATTTTGAGTTACCAGCTGGTTTAATGGTACCTCTAATTATG TTGGAGGACGACAAGTACAAACCATTAGATCCCGCAAAAATTCGCCTTCCGCCCCCAGCGCCTCCTAATGAAAGATTACTAGCTGCTGTAGACGCTTTTTATGCTTCACCAAATCATGAGAGGCCTAGAGACAA tgaagGGTGGGAGAAATTAGGACTTTATGAATATTACAAAGCGAAAAATTCAGCTCGAAAAAATAAAGAGGATGCAATCGCTCAAGGCTTAAGGCAAAAGTCGAAGTCTCCCAGCCCCGTCCCCAAAGACTTACAAAAACAACCAACTCCACCAGGAAGGAGATACAG GTCATTAAGTAGGACACCAGAGAGATCATCGCCAAAAAAGTCTCGATCGCGTTCGCCTTCACCGCGCCGAAAAACTTCATGGAGGCGAGATAGAGACAGGGAGA GTCGTCGAAGGTCACGTTCTCGGTCTCGCTCGCGGTCCCGCAGTCGCTCTCGGGAACGCGAACGTCATCGGGAATCGCCGCGCGCGCGACGTGTCGAGCGCTCCCGGTCACCCACTCCGCCTAGCTTCCT AGGAGCGGCATTTCCCAGCACGTCAAGCGGGTTGGACTCGAGCAACAAAGGGCACCAGCTGCTGCAGAAAATGGGCTGGAGCCAAGGCGGACTGGGCGCAGCCGGACAAGGCATCGCGGAGCCCATCAGTGGCGGTGCTGTGCGGGATAGACAGGACCAATACAAAG gTGTTGGCGTTAATTTAAATGACCCTTATGAAAACTTCAGAAAGAACAAAGGTGCAGCATTTATTACAAGAATGAAAGAGAGAGCGTTAGAGCGTTCATCGTGA